From Halichoerus grypus chromosome 6, mHalGry1.hap1.1, whole genome shotgun sequence, one genomic window encodes:
- the SRRT gene encoding serrate RNA effector molecule homolog isoform X4, producing the protein MGDSDDEYDRRRRDKFRRERSDYDRSRERDERRRGDDWNDREWDRGRERRSRGEYRDYDRNRRERFSPPRHELSPPQKRMRRDWDEHSSDPYHSGYEMPYAGGGGGPTYGPPQPWGHPDVHIMQHHVLPIQARLGSIAEIDLGVPPPVMKTFKEFLLSLDDSVDETEAVKRYNDYKLDFRRQQMQDFFLAHKDEEWFRSKYHPDEVGKRRQEARGALQNRLRVFLSLMESGWFDNLLLDIDKADAIVKMLDAAVIKMEGGTENDLRILEQEEEEEQAGKPGEPSKKDEGRAGPGLGDGERKANDKDDKKEDGKQAENDSSNDDKTKKSEGDGDKEEKKDDSEKDAKKSSKKRNRKHSGDDSFDEGSVSESESESESGQAEEEKEEAEEALKEKEKPKEEEREKPKDTPGLECKPRPLHKTCSLFMRNIAPNISRAEIISLCKRYPGFMRVALSEPQPERRFFRRGWVTFDRSVNIKEICWNLQNIRLRECELSPGVNRDLTRRVRNINGITQHKQIVRNDIKLAAKLIHTLDDRTQLWASEPGTPPLPTSLPSQNPILKNITDYLIEEVSAEEEELLGSSGGAPPEEPPKEGNPAEINVERDEKLIKVLDKLLLYLRIVHSLDYYNTCEYPNEDEMPNRCGIIHVRGPMPPNRISHGEVLEWQKTFEEKLTPLLSVRESLSEEEAQKMGRKDPEQEVEKFVTSNTQELGKDKWLCPLSGKKFKGPEFVRKHIFNKHAEKIEEVKKEVAFFNNFLTDAKRPALPEIKPAQPPGPAQILPPGLTPGLPYPHQTPQGLMPYGQPRPPILGYGAGAVRPAVPTGGPPYPHAPYGAGRGNYDAFRGQGGYPGKPRNRMVRGDPRAIVEYRDLDAPDDVDFF; encoded by the exons ATGGGTGACAGCGATGACGAGTATGACCGAAGGCGCAGGGACAAGTTCAGAAGGGAGCGCAGCGACTATGACCGTTCCCGGGAAAGAGATGAAAGGCGTCGAGGGGACGATTGGAATGACCG AGAGTGGGACCGGGGCCGGGAGCGCCGCAGTCGGGGTGAATATCGGGACTATGACCGGAATCGGCGAGAGCGCTTCTCTCCTCCCCGCCACGAGCTCAGCCCCCCACAGAAGCGCATGAGGCGAGACTG GGATGAGCACAGCTCTGACCCATACCACAGTGGCTATGAGATGCCCTatgctggggggggtgggggccctACTTATGGCCCCCCTCAGCCCTGGGGCCACCCAGACGTCCACATCATGCAGCACCATGTTCTGCCTATCCAGGCCAG GCTGGGCAGCATCGCAGAGATTGACTTGGGTGTGCCACCACCGGTGATGAAAACCTTCAAGGAGTTTCTCCTGTCGTTGGATGACTCTGTGGATGAGACAGAGGCTGTAAAGCGCTATAATGACTATAAGCTGGATTTTCGAAGGCAGCAGATGCAAGATTTCTTTTTGGCTCATAAAGATGAGGAGTG GTTTCGGTCTAAGTACCACCCAGATGAGGTGGGGAAGCGGCGGCAGGAGGCCCGGGGGGCCCTGCAAAACCGACTGAGGGTATTCCTGTCCCTCATGGAGAGTGGCTGGTTTGATAATCTTCTCCTGGACATAGACAAAGCTGATGCCATTGTCAAGATGCTGGATGCAG CTGTGATTAAGatggaaggagggacagagaacgATCTGCGCATcctggagcaggaggaggaggaggagcaggccgGAAAGCCTGGGGAGCCCAGCAAGAAAGACGAGGGCCGGGCTGGACCAGGCCTGGGGGATGGAGAGCGCAAGGCCAATGATAAGGACGACAAGAAAGAAGATGGCAAACAG GCTGAAAACGACAGTTCTAACGATGACAAAACTAAGAAGTCTGAGGGTGATGGggacaaggaagagaagaaagacgACTCTGAGAAAGATGCCAAAAAG AGTAGCAAGAAGCGGAATAGAAAGCACAGTGGCGACGACAGCTTTGACGAAGGCAGTGTGTCCGAGTCAGAGTCGGAGTCGGAGAGTGGCCAAgctgaggaagagaaggaggaggctg AAGAGGCACTCAAGGAAAAGGAGAAgcccaaagaagaagaaagggagaagcctAAGGACACTCCTGGGTTGGAATGTAAACCTCGGCCCCTCCATAAGACTTGCTCCCTCTTCATGCGCAACATCGCACCCAACATCTCACGGGCAGAGATCATTTCT CTTTGTAAAAGATACCCAGGCTTCATGCGTGTGGCACTGTCAGAGCCCCAGCCTGAGAGGAG GTTTTTCCGTCGAGGCTGGGTGACCTTTGACCGCAGCGTTAACATCAAAGAGATCTGTTGGAACCTGCAGAATATCCGG CTCCGGGAGTGTGAGCTGAGCCCTGGTGTGAACAGAGACCTGACCCGCCGAGTCCGCAACATCAATGGCATTACCCAGCACAAGCAGATAGTGCGCAACGACATCAAGCTGGCCGCCAAGCTGATCCATACGCTGGATGACAGGACCCAGCTCTGGGCCTCTGAGCCTGGGACACCTCCTCTGCCAACA AGTCTGCCCTCCCAGAATCCAATCTTGAAGAATATCACTGACTATCTGATTGAGGAAGTGAgtgcggaggaggaggagctgctggggagcagtgggggcgCTCCCCCCGAGGAGCCCCCTAAGGAAGGGAACCCTGCAGAGATCAACGTGGAGCGGGATGAAAAActgatcaag GTTTTGGACAAACTCCTTCTCTATTTGCGCATTGTGCATTCCCTGGATTATTACAACACTTGCGAGTACCCCAATGAGGATGAAATGCCCAACCGCTGTGGCATCATCCATGTTCGGGGGCCCATGCCACCCAACCGCATCAGTCATGGAGAAG TGCTAGAGTGGCAGAAGACATTTGAGGAGAAGCTGACTCCGCTGCTGAGTGTACGGGAATCTCTTTCCGAGGAAGAGGCTCAGAAGATGGGTCGCAAAGACCCTGAGCAGGAAGTGGAAAAGTTTGTCACCTCTAACACCCAGGAACTGGGCAAGGATAAGTGGCTATGCCCTCTCAGTGGCAAGAAATTCAAG GGCCCTGAGTTTGTACGCAAACATATCTTCAACAAGCATGCAGAGAAGATTGAGGAAGTGAAGAAGGAGGTGGCATTTTTTAACAACTTTCTCACTGATGCCAAGCGCCCAGCTCTGCCGGAGATCAAGCCAGCTcagccacctggccctgcccaGA TACTCCCCCCAGGCCTGACCCCGGGACTCCCCTACCCACACCAGACTCCCCAGGGCCTGATGCCCTATGGTCAGCCCCGGCCCCCCATCTTGGGCTATGGAG CTGGTGCTGTCCGCCCTGCAGTCCCCACGGGAGGGCCTCCATACCCTCATGCCCCCTATGGTGCTGGCCGAGGGAACTATGATGCCTTCCGAGGCCAAGGAGGTTATCCTGGGAAGCCTCGGAACAG GATGGTCCGAGGAGACCCACGGGCCATTGTGGAATACCGTGACCTGGATGCTCCAGATGATGTGGACTTCTTTTGA
- the SRRT gene encoding serrate RNA effector molecule homolog isoform X3: MGDSDDEYDRRRRDKFRRERSDYDRSRERDERRRGDDWNDREWDRGRERRSRGEYRDYDRNRRERFSPPRHELSPPQKRMRRDWDEHSSDPYHSGYEMPYAGGGGGPTYGPPQPWGHPDVHIMQHHVLPIQARLPDRAPPRLGSIAEIDLGVPPPVMKTFKEFLLSLDDSVDETEAVKRYNDYKLDFRRQQMQDFFLAHKDEEWFRSKYHPDEVGKRRQEARGALQNRLRVFLSLMESGWFDNLLLDIDKADAIVKMLDAAVIKMEGGTENDLRILEQEEEEEQAGKPGEPSKKDEGRAGPGLGDGERKANDKDDKKEDGKQAENDSSNDDKTKKSEGDGDKEEKKDDSEKDAKKSSKKRNRKHSGDDSFDEGSVSESESESESGQAEEEKEEAEEALKEKEKPKEEEREKPKDTPGLECKPRPLHKTCSLFMRNIAPNISRAEIISLCKRYPGFMRVALSEPQPERRFFRRGWVTFDRSVNIKEICWNLQNIRLRECELSPGVNRDLTRRVRNINGITQHKQIVRNDIKLAAKLIHTLDDRTQLWASEPGTPPLPTSLPSQNPILKNITDYLIEEVSAEEEELLGSSGGAPPEEPPKEGNPAEINVERDEKLIKVLDKLLLYLRIVHSLDYYNTCEYPNEDEMPNRCGIIHVRGPMPPNRISHGEVLEWQKTFEEKLTPLLSVRESLSEEEAQKMGRKDPEQEVEKFVTSNTQELGKDKWLCPLSGKKFKGPEFVRKHIFNKHAEKIEEVKKEVAFFNNFLTDAKRPALPEIKPAQPPGPAQSLTPGLPYPHQTPQGLMPYGQPRPPILGYGAGAVRPAVPTGGPPYPHAPYGAGRGNYDAFRGQGGYPGKPRNRMVRGDPRAIVEYRDLDAPDDVDFF; encoded by the exons ATGGGTGACAGCGATGACGAGTATGACCGAAGGCGCAGGGACAAGTTCAGAAGGGAGCGCAGCGACTATGACCGTTCCCGGGAAAGAGATGAAAGGCGTCGAGGGGACGATTGGAATGACCG AGAGTGGGACCGGGGCCGGGAGCGCCGCAGTCGGGGTGAATATCGGGACTATGACCGGAATCGGCGAGAGCGCTTCTCTCCTCCCCGCCACGAGCTCAGCCCCCCACAGAAGCGCATGAGGCGAGACTG GGATGAGCACAGCTCTGACCCATACCACAGTGGCTATGAGATGCCCTatgctggggggggtgggggccctACTTATGGCCCCCCTCAGCCCTGGGGCCACCCAGACGTCCACATCATGCAGCACCATGTTCTGCCTATCCAGGCCAG ACTTCCTGACCGGGCCCCCCCCAGGCTGGGCAGCATCGCAGAGATTGACTTGGGTGTGCCACCACCGGTGATGAAAACCTTCAAGGAGTTTCTCCTGTCGTTGGATGACTCTGTGGATGAGACAGAGGCTGTAAAGCGCTATAATGACTATAAGCTGGATTTTCGAAGGCAGCAGATGCAAGATTTCTTTTTGGCTCATAAAGATGAGGAGTG GTTTCGGTCTAAGTACCACCCAGATGAGGTGGGGAAGCGGCGGCAGGAGGCCCGGGGGGCCCTGCAAAACCGACTGAGGGTATTCCTGTCCCTCATGGAGAGTGGCTGGTTTGATAATCTTCTCCTGGACATAGACAAAGCTGATGCCATTGTCAAGATGCTGGATGCAG CTGTGATTAAGatggaaggagggacagagaacgATCTGCGCATcctggagcaggaggaggaggaggagcaggccgGAAAGCCTGGGGAGCCCAGCAAGAAAGACGAGGGCCGGGCTGGACCAGGCCTGGGGGATGGAGAGCGCAAGGCCAATGATAAGGACGACAAGAAAGAAGATGGCAAACAG GCTGAAAACGACAGTTCTAACGATGACAAAACTAAGAAGTCTGAGGGTGATGGggacaaggaagagaagaaagacgACTCTGAGAAAGATGCCAAAAAG AGTAGCAAGAAGCGGAATAGAAAGCACAGTGGCGACGACAGCTTTGACGAAGGCAGTGTGTCCGAGTCAGAGTCGGAGTCGGAGAGTGGCCAAgctgaggaagagaaggaggaggctg AAGAGGCACTCAAGGAAAAGGAGAAgcccaaagaagaagaaagggagaagcctAAGGACACTCCTGGGTTGGAATGTAAACCTCGGCCCCTCCATAAGACTTGCTCCCTCTTCATGCGCAACATCGCACCCAACATCTCACGGGCAGAGATCATTTCT CTTTGTAAAAGATACCCAGGCTTCATGCGTGTGGCACTGTCAGAGCCCCAGCCTGAGAGGAG GTTTTTCCGTCGAGGCTGGGTGACCTTTGACCGCAGCGTTAACATCAAAGAGATCTGTTGGAACCTGCAGAATATCCGG CTCCGGGAGTGTGAGCTGAGCCCTGGTGTGAACAGAGACCTGACCCGCCGAGTCCGCAACATCAATGGCATTACCCAGCACAAGCAGATAGTGCGCAACGACATCAAGCTGGCCGCCAAGCTGATCCATACGCTGGATGACAGGACCCAGCTCTGGGCCTCTGAGCCTGGGACACCTCCTCTGCCAACA AGTCTGCCCTCCCAGAATCCAATCTTGAAGAATATCACTGACTATCTGATTGAGGAAGTGAgtgcggaggaggaggagctgctggggagcagtgggggcgCTCCCCCCGAGGAGCCCCCTAAGGAAGGGAACCCTGCAGAGATCAACGTGGAGCGGGATGAAAAActgatcaag GTTTTGGACAAACTCCTTCTCTATTTGCGCATTGTGCATTCCCTGGATTATTACAACACTTGCGAGTACCCCAATGAGGATGAAATGCCCAACCGCTGTGGCATCATCCATGTTCGGGGGCCCATGCCACCCAACCGCATCAGTCATGGAGAAG TGCTAGAGTGGCAGAAGACATTTGAGGAGAAGCTGACTCCGCTGCTGAGTGTACGGGAATCTCTTTCCGAGGAAGAGGCTCAGAAGATGGGTCGCAAAGACCCTGAGCAGGAAGTGGAAAAGTTTGTCACCTCTAACACCCAGGAACTGGGCAAGGATAAGTGGCTATGCCCTCTCAGTGGCAAGAAATTCAAG GGCCCTGAGTTTGTACGCAAACATATCTTCAACAAGCATGCAGAGAAGATTGAGGAAGTGAAGAAGGAGGTGGCATTTTTTAACAACTTTCTCACTGATGCCAAGCGCCCAGCTCTGCCGGAGATCAAGCCAGCTcagccacctggccctgcccaGA GCCTGACCCCGGGACTCCCCTACCCACACCAGACTCCCCAGGGCCTGATGCCCTATGGTCAGCCCCGGCCCCCCATCTTGGGCTATGGAG CTGGTGCTGTCCGCCCTGCAGTCCCCACGGGAGGGCCTCCATACCCTCATGCCCCCTATGGTGCTGGCCGAGGGAACTATGATGCCTTCCGAGGCCAAGGAGGTTATCCTGGGAAGCCTCGGAACAG GATGGTCCGAGGAGACCCACGGGCCATTGTGGAATACCGTGACCTGGATGCTCCAGATGATGTGGACTTCTTTTGA
- the SRRT gene encoding serrate RNA effector molecule homolog isoform X7 encodes MGDSDDEYDRRRRDKFRRERSDYDRSRERDERRRGDDWNDREWDRGRERRSRGEYRDYDRNRRERFSPPRHELSPPQKRMRRDWDEHSSDPYHSGYEMPYAGGGGGPTYGPPQPWGHPDVHIMQHHVLPIQARLGSIAEIDLGVPPPVMKTFKEFLLSLDDSVDETEAVKRYNDYKLDFRRQQMQDFFLAHKDEEWFRSKYHPDEVGKRRQEARGALQNRLRVFLSLMESGWFDNLLLDIDKADAIVKMLDAAVIKMEGGTENDLRILEQEEEEEQAGKPGEPSKKDEGRAGPGLGDGERKANDKDDKKEDGKQAENDSSNDDKTKKSEGDGDKEEKKDDSEKDAKKSSKKRNRKHSGDDSFDEGSVSESESESESGQAEEEKEEAEALKEKEKPKEEEREKPKDTPGLECKPRPLHKTCSLFMRNIAPNISRAEIISLCKRYPGFMRVALSEPQPERRFFRRGWVTFDRSVNIKEICWNLQNIRLRECELSPGVNRDLTRRVRNINGITQHKQIVRNDIKLAAKLIHTLDDRTQLWASEPGTPPLPTSLPSQNPILKNITDYLIEEVSAEEEELLGSSGGAPPEEPPKEGNPAEINVERDEKLIKVLDKLLLYLRIVHSLDYYNTCEYPNEDEMPNRCGIIHVRGPMPPNRISHGEVLEWQKTFEEKLTPLLSVRESLSEEEAQKMGRKDPEQEVEKFVTSNTQELGKDKWLCPLSGKKFKGPEFVRKHIFNKHAEKIEEVKKEVAFFNNFLTDAKRPALPEIKPAQPPGPAQSLTPGLPYPHQTPQGLMPYGQPRPPILGYGAGAVRPAVPTGGPPYPHAPYGAGRGNYDAFRGQGGYPGKPRNRMVRGDPRAIVEYRDLDAPDDVDFF; translated from the exons ATGGGTGACAGCGATGACGAGTATGACCGAAGGCGCAGGGACAAGTTCAGAAGGGAGCGCAGCGACTATGACCGTTCCCGGGAAAGAGATGAAAGGCGTCGAGGGGACGATTGGAATGACCG AGAGTGGGACCGGGGCCGGGAGCGCCGCAGTCGGGGTGAATATCGGGACTATGACCGGAATCGGCGAGAGCGCTTCTCTCCTCCCCGCCACGAGCTCAGCCCCCCACAGAAGCGCATGAGGCGAGACTG GGATGAGCACAGCTCTGACCCATACCACAGTGGCTATGAGATGCCCTatgctggggggggtgggggccctACTTATGGCCCCCCTCAGCCCTGGGGCCACCCAGACGTCCACATCATGCAGCACCATGTTCTGCCTATCCAGGCCAG GCTGGGCAGCATCGCAGAGATTGACTTGGGTGTGCCACCACCGGTGATGAAAACCTTCAAGGAGTTTCTCCTGTCGTTGGATGACTCTGTGGATGAGACAGAGGCTGTAAAGCGCTATAATGACTATAAGCTGGATTTTCGAAGGCAGCAGATGCAAGATTTCTTTTTGGCTCATAAAGATGAGGAGTG GTTTCGGTCTAAGTACCACCCAGATGAGGTGGGGAAGCGGCGGCAGGAGGCCCGGGGGGCCCTGCAAAACCGACTGAGGGTATTCCTGTCCCTCATGGAGAGTGGCTGGTTTGATAATCTTCTCCTGGACATAGACAAAGCTGATGCCATTGTCAAGATGCTGGATGCAG CTGTGATTAAGatggaaggagggacagagaacgATCTGCGCATcctggagcaggaggaggaggaggagcaggccgGAAAGCCTGGGGAGCCCAGCAAGAAAGACGAGGGCCGGGCTGGACCAGGCCTGGGGGATGGAGAGCGCAAGGCCAATGATAAGGACGACAAGAAAGAAGATGGCAAACAG GCTGAAAACGACAGTTCTAACGATGACAAAACTAAGAAGTCTGAGGGTGATGGggacaaggaagagaagaaagacgACTCTGAGAAAGATGCCAAAAAG AGTAGCAAGAAGCGGAATAGAAAGCACAGTGGCGACGACAGCTTTGACGAAGGCAGTGTGTCCGAGTCAGAGTCGGAGTCGGAGAGTGGCCAAgctgaggaagagaaggaggaggctg AGGCACTCAAGGAAAAGGAGAAgcccaaagaagaagaaagggagaagcctAAGGACACTCCTGGGTTGGAATGTAAACCTCGGCCCCTCCATAAGACTTGCTCCCTCTTCATGCGCAACATCGCACCCAACATCTCACGGGCAGAGATCATTTCT CTTTGTAAAAGATACCCAGGCTTCATGCGTGTGGCACTGTCAGAGCCCCAGCCTGAGAGGAG GTTTTTCCGTCGAGGCTGGGTGACCTTTGACCGCAGCGTTAACATCAAAGAGATCTGTTGGAACCTGCAGAATATCCGG CTCCGGGAGTGTGAGCTGAGCCCTGGTGTGAACAGAGACCTGACCCGCCGAGTCCGCAACATCAATGGCATTACCCAGCACAAGCAGATAGTGCGCAACGACATCAAGCTGGCCGCCAAGCTGATCCATACGCTGGATGACAGGACCCAGCTCTGGGCCTCTGAGCCTGGGACACCTCCTCTGCCAACA AGTCTGCCCTCCCAGAATCCAATCTTGAAGAATATCACTGACTATCTGATTGAGGAAGTGAgtgcggaggaggaggagctgctggggagcagtgggggcgCTCCCCCCGAGGAGCCCCCTAAGGAAGGGAACCCTGCAGAGATCAACGTGGAGCGGGATGAAAAActgatcaag GTTTTGGACAAACTCCTTCTCTATTTGCGCATTGTGCATTCCCTGGATTATTACAACACTTGCGAGTACCCCAATGAGGATGAAATGCCCAACCGCTGTGGCATCATCCATGTTCGGGGGCCCATGCCACCCAACCGCATCAGTCATGGAGAAG TGCTAGAGTGGCAGAAGACATTTGAGGAGAAGCTGACTCCGCTGCTGAGTGTACGGGAATCTCTTTCCGAGGAAGAGGCTCAGAAGATGGGTCGCAAAGACCCTGAGCAGGAAGTGGAAAAGTTTGTCACCTCTAACACCCAGGAACTGGGCAAGGATAAGTGGCTATGCCCTCTCAGTGGCAAGAAATTCAAG GGCCCTGAGTTTGTACGCAAACATATCTTCAACAAGCATGCAGAGAAGATTGAGGAAGTGAAGAAGGAGGTGGCATTTTTTAACAACTTTCTCACTGATGCCAAGCGCCCAGCTCTGCCGGAGATCAAGCCAGCTcagccacctggccctgcccaGA GCCTGACCCCGGGACTCCCCTACCCACACCAGACTCCCCAGGGCCTGATGCCCTATGGTCAGCCCCGGCCCCCCATCTTGGGCTATGGAG CTGGTGCTGTCCGCCCTGCAGTCCCCACGGGAGGGCCTCCATACCCTCATGCCCCCTATGGTGCTGGCCGAGGGAACTATGATGCCTTCCGAGGCCAAGGAGGTTATCCTGGGAAGCCTCGGAACAG GATGGTCCGAGGAGACCCACGGGCCATTGTGGAATACCGTGACCTGGATGCTCCAGATGATGTGGACTTCTTTTGA
- the SRRT gene encoding serrate RNA effector molecule homolog isoform X6 codes for MGDSDDEYDRRRRDKFRRERSDYDRSRERDERRRGDDWNDREWDRGRERRSRGEYRDYDRNRRERFSPPRHELSPPQKRMRRDWDEHSSDPYHSGYEMPYAGGGGGPTYGPPQPWGHPDVHIMQHHVLPIQARLGSIAEIDLGVPPPVMKTFKEFLLSLDDSVDETEAVKRYNDYKLDFRRQQMQDFFLAHKDEEWFRSKYHPDEVGKRRQEARGALQNRLRVFLSLMESGWFDNLLLDIDKADAIVKMLDAAVIKMEGGTENDLRILEQEEEEEQAGKPGEPSKKDEGRAGPGLGDGERKANDKDDKKEDGKQAENDSSNDDKTKKSEGDGDKEEKKDDSEKDAKKSSKKRNRKHSGDDSFDEGSVSESESESESGQAEEEKEEAEEALKEKEKPKEEEREKPKDTPGLECKPRPLHKTCSLFMRNIAPNISRAEIISLCKRYPGFMRVALSEPQPERRFFRRGWVTFDRSVNIKEICWNLQNIRLRECELSPGVNRDLTRRVRNINGITQHKQIVRNDIKLAAKLIHTLDDRTQLWASEPGTPPLPTSLPSQNPILKNITDYLIEEVSAEEEELLGSSGGAPPEEPPKEGNPAEINVERDEKLIKVLDKLLLYLRIVHSLDYYNTCEYPNEDEMPNRCGIIHVRGPMPPNRISHGEVLEWQKTFEEKLTPLLSVRESLSEEEAQKMGRKDPEQEVEKFVTSNTQELGKDKWLCPLSGKKFKGPEFVRKHIFNKHAEKIEEVKKEVAFFNNFLTDAKRPALPEIKPAQPPGPAQSLTPGLPYPHQTPQGLMPYGQPRPPILGYGAGAVRPAVPTGGPPYPHAPYGAGRGNYDAFRGQGGYPGKPRNRMVRGDPRAIVEYRDLDAPDDVDFF; via the exons ATGGGTGACAGCGATGACGAGTATGACCGAAGGCGCAGGGACAAGTTCAGAAGGGAGCGCAGCGACTATGACCGTTCCCGGGAAAGAGATGAAAGGCGTCGAGGGGACGATTGGAATGACCG AGAGTGGGACCGGGGCCGGGAGCGCCGCAGTCGGGGTGAATATCGGGACTATGACCGGAATCGGCGAGAGCGCTTCTCTCCTCCCCGCCACGAGCTCAGCCCCCCACAGAAGCGCATGAGGCGAGACTG GGATGAGCACAGCTCTGACCCATACCACAGTGGCTATGAGATGCCCTatgctggggggggtgggggccctACTTATGGCCCCCCTCAGCCCTGGGGCCACCCAGACGTCCACATCATGCAGCACCATGTTCTGCCTATCCAGGCCAG GCTGGGCAGCATCGCAGAGATTGACTTGGGTGTGCCACCACCGGTGATGAAAACCTTCAAGGAGTTTCTCCTGTCGTTGGATGACTCTGTGGATGAGACAGAGGCTGTAAAGCGCTATAATGACTATAAGCTGGATTTTCGAAGGCAGCAGATGCAAGATTTCTTTTTGGCTCATAAAGATGAGGAGTG GTTTCGGTCTAAGTACCACCCAGATGAGGTGGGGAAGCGGCGGCAGGAGGCCCGGGGGGCCCTGCAAAACCGACTGAGGGTATTCCTGTCCCTCATGGAGAGTGGCTGGTTTGATAATCTTCTCCTGGACATAGACAAAGCTGATGCCATTGTCAAGATGCTGGATGCAG CTGTGATTAAGatggaaggagggacagagaacgATCTGCGCATcctggagcaggaggaggaggaggagcaggccgGAAAGCCTGGGGAGCCCAGCAAGAAAGACGAGGGCCGGGCTGGACCAGGCCTGGGGGATGGAGAGCGCAAGGCCAATGATAAGGACGACAAGAAAGAAGATGGCAAACAG GCTGAAAACGACAGTTCTAACGATGACAAAACTAAGAAGTCTGAGGGTGATGGggacaaggaagagaagaaagacgACTCTGAGAAAGATGCCAAAAAG AGTAGCAAGAAGCGGAATAGAAAGCACAGTGGCGACGACAGCTTTGACGAAGGCAGTGTGTCCGAGTCAGAGTCGGAGTCGGAGAGTGGCCAAgctgaggaagagaaggaggaggctg AAGAGGCACTCAAGGAAAAGGAGAAgcccaaagaagaagaaagggagaagcctAAGGACACTCCTGGGTTGGAATGTAAACCTCGGCCCCTCCATAAGACTTGCTCCCTCTTCATGCGCAACATCGCACCCAACATCTCACGGGCAGAGATCATTTCT CTTTGTAAAAGATACCCAGGCTTCATGCGTGTGGCACTGTCAGAGCCCCAGCCTGAGAGGAG GTTTTTCCGTCGAGGCTGGGTGACCTTTGACCGCAGCGTTAACATCAAAGAGATCTGTTGGAACCTGCAGAATATCCGG CTCCGGGAGTGTGAGCTGAGCCCTGGTGTGAACAGAGACCTGACCCGCCGAGTCCGCAACATCAATGGCATTACCCAGCACAAGCAGATAGTGCGCAACGACATCAAGCTGGCCGCCAAGCTGATCCATACGCTGGATGACAGGACCCAGCTCTGGGCCTCTGAGCCTGGGACACCTCCTCTGCCAACA AGTCTGCCCTCCCAGAATCCAATCTTGAAGAATATCACTGACTATCTGATTGAGGAAGTGAgtgcggaggaggaggagctgctggggagcagtgggggcgCTCCCCCCGAGGAGCCCCCTAAGGAAGGGAACCCTGCAGAGATCAACGTGGAGCGGGATGAAAAActgatcaag GTTTTGGACAAACTCCTTCTCTATTTGCGCATTGTGCATTCCCTGGATTATTACAACACTTGCGAGTACCCCAATGAGGATGAAATGCCCAACCGCTGTGGCATCATCCATGTTCGGGGGCCCATGCCACCCAACCGCATCAGTCATGGAGAAG TGCTAGAGTGGCAGAAGACATTTGAGGAGAAGCTGACTCCGCTGCTGAGTGTACGGGAATCTCTTTCCGAGGAAGAGGCTCAGAAGATGGGTCGCAAAGACCCTGAGCAGGAAGTGGAAAAGTTTGTCACCTCTAACACCCAGGAACTGGGCAAGGATAAGTGGCTATGCCCTCTCAGTGGCAAGAAATTCAAG GGCCCTGAGTTTGTACGCAAACATATCTTCAACAAGCATGCAGAGAAGATTGAGGAAGTGAAGAAGGAGGTGGCATTTTTTAACAACTTTCTCACTGATGCCAAGCGCCCAGCTCTGCCGGAGATCAAGCCAGCTcagccacctggccctgcccaGA GCCTGACCCCGGGACTCCCCTACCCACACCAGACTCCCCAGGGCCTGATGCCCTATGGTCAGCCCCGGCCCCCCATCTTGGGCTATGGAG CTGGTGCTGTCCGCCCTGCAGTCCCCACGGGAGGGCCTCCATACCCTCATGCCCCCTATGGTGCTGGCCGAGGGAACTATGATGCCTTCCGAGGCCAAGGAGGTTATCCTGGGAAGCCTCGGAACAG GATGGTCCGAGGAGACCCACGGGCCATTGTGGAATACCGTGACCTGGATGCTCCAGATGATGTGGACTTCTTTTGA